DNA from Podospora pseudopauciseta strain CBS 411.78 chromosome 5 map unlocalized CBS411.78m_5, whole genome shotgun sequence:
CCATTGCCACATCTTTGCTTCTTTCCCATGATATCCTCTCCAACCAGCAACGGTGGACAACGTCGCGGAGAAAAGTTAGCCCTGCGACCATGATCTGAGTGCGCGGGACGCAATGCATAGCAGATCCCGGGCTGGAGGATAGCAACGTAGGGGCCAACACCGACGCTGGCCGCGTCCTCAACTCATCCCGCCGACGACCTGTCAGGACACCCGGTCGGGAGTCCTCCCCGCTCCACTGCCCGTACAGTTGGAGAAGAGCCCACTTCATACATCCTGTTCGGATGGTGGATTGATTACTCATACGCATACCCATACCCTAGATATCCCACCCTATTATACCTCAGGGGCAGCCAACAGCAGCTCTCTCTCAGCTCGCATTTAGCGCTTTTGTTACATATTCTTCTTGCTATTTATATACACTTGTACCTAGTCTTTACAATATTCCCCATATTCCCATTTAAGcaaatgttttttttttctggctGTTTAAAAGACTGTTTGATAATTGAGCTGTGGTAGAGAGTAAAGTGTAAATATTAGACGTGGCTTTTGATGGGCGAACCATGCTGAAGCGTGCTTTCCCTGAATTGATACCACAGAGAACACCAGAAAAATCAGCTCATTGGACTTAAACTTGGGTAGTTAACAGTTTTCACCTTTAATAAGTTACCATCTACTGAATAATTCAGCGCTCCTTCCTACAGAGCATTCCGTACCTGCCAGCTCCCCCCACTTAACCCAGGCAGCACACTTCCTCCCCGACAGGGGTCTAAAGTGGGAGACCCACTTAAATTCTCGCTCCCAATTCGCGAAGCGCGTCTCACTTTACCTCAAAGAGCTGAACGCGTCAAACTGCGCTCTCGTCCAATCTTCTTTGCTCTGACATCACGAAGCTTcgacctcccctcctcactctcGCAACCCTCGACAGAACCAGCGATTTTCTCACCACAACACAAAACAGCAGAGaggacaagaaaaaaagtcgcAACCATGGGAATCAAAAACTTATTCCAGATCATCAAAGACGAGGCGCCTGATGCGgtcaaggagggggagatcaAGAACCAGTTTGGGAGGAAGGTTGCGATTGTAAGTTTGTTGTCCACTCTTTCAAACCCACCTGAGAGCGgtattttttaaattttggggctaaaaaaaaacccaaaaaaaacaggACGCCTCCATGTCAATCTACTCGTTCCTCATCGCCGTCCGCTCCGACGGCCAGCAGCTCATGAACGAAGACGGGCAGACGACGTCTCATCTGATGGGCATGTTCTACCGCACCCTTCGAATGGTGGACAATGGGATTAAGCCGCTTTATGTTTTTGACGGCGCGCCGCCCAAGCTCAAGTCTGGCGAACTCGCCAAGCGGTTCCAGCGCAAGCAGGAGGCGCacgaggggttggaggaggccaaggagacggggacgacggaggaggtggagaagtTTAGTCGGAGGACGGTGAGGGTGACGAGGGAGCACAATGCTGAGTGTCAGAAGCTGTTGAAGCTGATGGGGATACCGTATATTGTTGCGCCGACCGAGGCGGAGGCGCAGTGCGCGGTGCTGGCCAGGGCGGGGAAGGTGTATGCGGCGGCGAGTGAGGATATGGACACGCTCTGTTTTGACAGTCCGATTTTGCTGAGGCATTTGACGTTTTCGGAGCAGAGGAAGGAGCCGATTCAGGAGATTCATGTGGcgaaggtgttggaggggttggggatggagaggaagcaGGCATGTTACGTTTTTGTCATGGTTGTGATGTTAGATATGGCTAACATTCGGGGATAGTTTGTCGACCTttgcatcctcctcggctgcGACTACCTCGATCCCATCCCCAAGGTTGGACCCTCGACCGCCCTCAAGCTCATTCGCGAGCACAAGACTCTGGAGGGAGTGGTCAAGTTTATGAAGGAGGATCCCAAGAGCAAATATGTCATTCCTGAGGACTGGCCTTTTGAGGATGCCAGAGACCTCTTTTTCAACCCTGACGTTCGTCAGGCGGATGACCCGCTTTGCGACTTCAAGTGGGAGAAGCCTGACATCGAGGGGCTGGTTCAGTTTctggtcaaggagaagggttTTTCTGAGGACAGAGTGAGGGGCGCGGCGGCGAGACTGGAGAAGAACATGAAGAGCAGCCAGCAGAGCAGAATCGAGGGCTTCTTCAAGGTGCAGCCCAAGAcggaggagcagaagaaggcgcACAAGcggaagctggaggagcagaacgaggcgaagaagaagaagctgaaggacgagaagaaggagaaggccaagttGAAGGCTAAGCCGAGGGGGACTGCTTGATTTTATATCCTGTCTATGGGGGGTGGTTTGCTTTCACGACATccgggggaaagggggatcTGGTAATGGTCACACGGCTGGCTTGCTTTGGATGGGAAGGTAAGCTAGGTCTGGCGTTTATGGTGTTGATACTGGGCGGGGAATTAGGTTGATGAGCCTCAAATCGGGATTCTTTGCTATTATTGGGGAAATAAGGAGAAGCATATATCACGGTAGTAGCCTGGCAGTAGCCTGGCAGTAACAATGACCAACCACAATGCACTGTCAACATGACATGTTCGCCGCAAGCTGCATTTTGCATTTTTGCATCTCGACGGATCTCCGAGTTGGGGTTTGCATTGCACTGTCTTTTGGGGAAAAGTGCATAACCTGGAGAGGGCTGTTTTAGTGCAGGGGTGGATGCGTGCCTGATTAGGAAGATGCCTcggcttgttcttgttcgGTGGGTTAGCGGTCGAGCGGTAATCCGGGCGATGCCAATTGGTTCATCAGTTTAGTTGCTTTGGGGTTGCATGACATCACAGCCGAGGGACCGTcattttgctgctgctgctagtTGTTGAATATTTTGGAGGAGCGGGCTTGTTTGAACTTGTATAAGGAACGGTGCATGTGACTGTTCCAAGGCGGGACGAGGAATTGTTCTGGATTCGGGGGCTGtctggggagggaggggcacATGACTCTTGAGTTGATAGATTCGACAATCATGTATCATCTTGGAATGGCTGTGATCCAACGGACAGATATCATCCTCGGGGATTCCTTTCAAAAATGGAGGAAGCTCGTGAAATTCAAAACCACTGACGGGGATGGTGGATTATCTACCCCACGTTTCTCCCCCCTGATGGTTTATTCTACCCCACATTCCAGAACAACATTGCCccttgtgtgtgtgtgtgtgtgtgtgtgtgtggtggtggtgtccttGTGCTTGCTCCGAGGCTTAAATGTTGGAGAGGGACTGGGTATCGAAGATGTATTCCTCATGGAAAATGTGGTACCTTGCGGACAAGGGCAAAGAAAGACATGAATCCCGTTCAGACGTTAGGGCGTTGTCCGTTATATCTAGGCTCGCAACGGCGCACGATAGAGCAAACGCGGTGCAACGGTAGCTGTTACAAAAAGTCACTTTTCACGGGCATACTGTCAGGTACAATATGTACCCTACAACAAAACCCCGAAATCTGAAGAGGCTGGATAAGAACACAAAGACACGTGCCCCCGGACTTTTTCCTGGAACAAATTTCCGGGGTAGAGCATACGGTACCAGGATGGTAAAGGCGGGTTTTGCGGAGAGCTCGGCATGGTTTGCATGTGATTATCCTGCACCGCTGACGAAAGCGGCCCTTTATGGAGACACACCCGCGCCCGCTCatgaagggggggagtaGTTAGTTTTGCTTGATCGCAAAAGCTGTTTCGtgtgttttttctttctcttttcctctctctctcttcttcattCCCATCACCTATCCTGGACTGGTTGAGAGttcaccacacacacacatacacacacacacacacacacacacaacaaccGCCACAATGTCCAAGACCTTCACCCAAGCCGACGTTGCGTCGCACAAGACGACTGATTCCTTGTGGATCACCATCGACGGCGATGTTTATGACCTGACCAAGTTCCAGGATGACCATCCAGGTGTGTGCACATTCTTCTTTTGGCGCAATAGATTTGGTGTCTTTTGGGCGCGCAATGGTTGCTGACTGAGATGGTTTGACAGGCGGCAAGAAGATCCTCCAGAGAGTCGCCGGCAAGGACGCCTCGAAGCAGTTCTGGAAGTATCACAATGAGGGTATTCTCAAGAAGTATCAGAAGCTCCAGATTGGCTCGTTAGAtaccaagcccaagaaggagGCACCCCCTGCTCCCGCGCCCAAGAAGGAGGCCCCTAAGCCcaagcctgctgctgctgctgcttcttctgcCCCTGCTGGGGAGGCTGAGGCTCTTGAGCCGTTTGGAGAGCAGATTCCTTTTGGTGATCCTGCGTGGTACCAGGGCGTAAGTTTTTCTCATGCCATGGCTCTCTGTGACAGCAGCTAACAGAATAACCTAGCACCACTCCCCCTACTTCAACGAGACCCACGCCGCCCTCCGCGCCGAAGTCCGCGAGTGGGTTGAGACCGAAGTCGAGCCCTACGTTACCGAATgggacgagaagaaggaggtccCCGCCCACATCTACAAGCAGATGGGCGAGCGCGGCTACCTCGCCGGTCTCCTCGGCACCCACTACCAAAAGGACTACGTCAAGAACCCCATCAAGTCGGTCCCCGCCGAGAAGTGGGATCTCTTCCACGAGATGCTCCTCACCGACGAGCTCTCCCGCGTTGGGTCCGGTGGCTTCGTCTGGAACGTTATTGGTGGCTTCGGCATCGGCTGCCC
Protein-coding regions in this window:
- the FEN1 gene encoding Elongation of fatty acids protein 2 (EggNog:ENOG503NUX0; COG:L; BUSCO:EOG092634B1), with amino-acid sequence MGIKNLFQIIKDEAPDAVKEGEIKNQFGRKVAIDASMSIYSFLIAVRSDGQQLMNEDGQTTSHLMGMFYRTLRMVDNGIKPLYVFDGAPPKLKSGELAKRFQRKQEAHEGLEEAKETGTTEEVEKFSRRTVRVTREHNAECQKLLKLMGIPYIVAPTEAEAQCAVLARAGKVYAAASEDMDTLCFDSPILLRHLTFSEQRKEPIQEIHVAKVLEGLGMERKQACYFVDLCILLGCDYLDPIPKVGPSTALKLIREHKTLEGVVKFMKEDPKSKYVIPEDWPFEDARDLFFNPDVRQADDPLCDFKWEKPDIEGLVQFLVKEKGFSEDRVRGAAARLEKNMKSSQQSRIEGFFKVQPKTEEQKKAHKRKLEEQNEAKKKKLKDEKKEKAKLKAKPRGTA